The genomic DNA GGCTGCCCGCGGAGCGCGACGAGCACGGCCACCGGATCATCGGCGGCGCCGAACTGGCGGCGTTCGCCCGTGAGTTGGCCAGGCCCGAGACCGCCGAGGCGGAGGGTCGCTCGTCGGCCCGCAACCGCTTCCCCGGGATCGTCACCAGCGTGGTGCTCGGCGACGTGGCCGCGCAGGTGGAGGTGCAGGCCGGGCCGTTCCGGGTGGTCTCGCTGATCAGCCGGGACTCGGCGGAGGAGCTGGGCCTGGTGCCGGGGGCGCCCGCGACCGCCGTGGTGAAGTCCACCAACGTGGTGATCGAGCGGCGCTGAGCGATGGAGAGAGGTCTGCTGCCCCCCATGTCCCGTACCGTCCTGGCGGTCGCCCACCGCGGCGACCCGTACCGGTACCGCGAGAACACCCTGCCCTCGATCGCCTCGGCCCTCGCGGCCGGCGCCGACCTGGTGGAGGTGGACGTCCGGCTCACCCGCGACCGCGTGCCGGTGCTGCTGCACGACCCGACGCTGGAGCGGCTGTGGGACGACCCGCGCCCGCTGGCCGGGATCACCGCCGAGCAGCTGGCCGACCTCGGCAGCCCCGGCCTGCGGGTGCCGACCCTGGCGGAGGCGCTGGAGACCGCCGCGGCGAGCGGCGGCCGGCTCCTGCTCGACCTGGACGACGCGGGCCCGGTCGCCGCCGCCTGGCGGACCGTCACCGAGCTCGGCGCCGAGGACCGGGTCGGCTTCTGCGGCCCCGTCGCCGCGATGCTGGCCGTCCGGGAGCTCGCCCCGCACGCCGAGCTGTCACTGACCTGGAAGCAGCCCCGACTGCCCGGCCGGACCCTGCTGGACGAGCTGCGCCCGCACTACCTCAACCCGCCGTTCGCGATGGCCGAGCCGCGCCTGGTGGACGCCGCGCACGACGCGGGTCTGCGGGTCTCCGCCTGGACCGTCGACCTGCGGCGGACCATGAACCGCCTGCTGGCCGCCGGCGTCGACTCGCTGACCAGCAACCGCGTCGCGCTGCTGCGCTCGACCATCGACCGGCGGGCGGCCGTGCGGTGAGCGCGGTGCTCGGCCGACGGGCGCTCGGACGGGCGCTGCTGGCCCGTCAGCACCTGATCGAGCGGGTCGACCTGCCGGTCGGCGCGGTGCTGGAGCACCTGGTGGGCCTGCAGGCGCAGGCCGCGCCGGAGCCGCCGTACCTGGGGCTGCTGGCCCGGATCGACGGCTTCCGGCCGGAGCGGCTGAGCGGGTCGATCGAGCGGCGGGAGGCCGTCCGGGTCGCCCTGCAGCGCGGCACCATCCACCTGGTCACGGCCGAGGACTGCCTGGAGCTGCGCCCCCTGGTGCAGCCGGTGCTCGACCGGGCCGTGCGCGGCAACTGGGGCAGGCAGTTGCCCGGGATCGACTACCCGGCGCTGGCGGCGTCCGCCCGCAAGCTGGTGGAGGCCGAGCCGCTGACCTTCCAGCGGCTCGGCGAGCTGCTGGCCGAGGAGTTCACCGGCCTGCCGGCGGCCGCGCTGGCGCAGGCCGCGCGGTCCGAGCTGACGCTGGTCCAGGTGCCGCCGCGAGGGGTCTGGGGCAGGAGCGGCCCGGCCGCCCACACCACGGCCGAGCTCTGGCTCGGGCGGACGGCGCCCGCGCGGGAGCCGTCGCTGGAGCGGATGGTGCTGCGCTACCTGGCCGCGTTCGGCCCGGCGAGCGCCGCGGACGTGCAGAAGTGGTGCGGCCTGACCGGCCTGGCCGCGGTGCTCGCGCGGCTGGCGCCCGACCTCGTGCGGTTCGAGGACGAGGCGGGCCGCACGCTGTACGACCTGCCGGACGCGCCGCGCCCGTCGGCGGACCTGGCGGTGCCGGTCCGGCTGGTCGCGCCGTTCGACAACCTGATCCTCTCGCACGCCGACCGGACCCGGGTGCTGCCGGAGGAGTACCGGCCGCTGGTGATGACGCAGAACGGGCTGGTCGCCGGCACGGTCCTGGTCGACGGACTGGTCGCCGGGCAGTGGTGGCTGGACCAGGACCGGGTGCGGGTGCGGCCGTTCGCGCCCTGGGGGAGCGCGGTCGACCGGCAGGTGGCGGCGGAGGGCCGGCGGGTGCTGGAGTTCGCCGGGCGCGAGGGCCCGGTGGAGGTGCAGGCGGGCTGACGGCCCGCCGGCGGGCACGCCCGGAACGGGGCGATTCGGGGCATTCGATCTCTTGTGTGCTGATATGTCTTCATGAGAGACCGGTTGCCGCCCCCCGTACGCCTGGCCGCGGCCTGGTCCGCGGCGGTGATCCTCTTCATCGCCGTCGCCGCCTTCGTCGTCTACGCCTTCGTCGCGCTGCGGGCCGCCACCATCCCGGTGATCATCTCGCTGCTGGCCACCTCGCTGCTCCACCCCGTGATGCCCTGGCTGGTGGAGCACCGCGTCCGCCGGGGCCTCGCCGCCGGGCTGACCTGCGCGGTGCTGGTGCTGGCGGTCAGCGGGGTGCTCGCCCTGCTGGTCAACTCCCTGGTGCACAGCGCCCCCGAGATCGCCTCCGCGCTCACCGAGGCGGGCAACCGGATCGCCGAGTGGCTCGGCCCGGTCGGCGACCGCATCCAGCAGGGCATCCAGCAGAGCGCCGGCAACGGCAGCACCATGGTCACCCAGCTCGCCAACGGCGTGATCTCCGGGCTCGGCTTCGTCACCCAGCTGGCCACCGGCGGGGTGCTGGCCCTGGCCCTGGTCTTCTTCTTCCTGCGCGACGGCCACCGCAGCGGCGACCTGGTCCGCGACGTCCTGCCGCCCGCCCAGGCCGAGACGGTGGTCGCCTGCGGCCGGCAGGCGTTCAACGCGATGGCCGGGTTCATGCGCGGCACCACGCTGATCGCCGCGATCGACGCCTTCTTCATCACCGTCGGCCTGGTGGTCCTCGGCGTCCCCGGCGCGCCCGGCCTCGGCGCGCTGGTCTTCCTCGGCGCCTACATCCCGTTCATCGGCGCCTTCCTGTCCGGCACCGTCGCGGTGCTGGTCGCGCTCGCCGACGGCGGGCTCGGCACCGCGCTCTGGGCGCTCGGCGTGGTACTGGCCGTGCAGGCCGTCGAGGGCAACGTGCTGCAACCGGTCATCCAGAGCCGCACCGTCGAACTGCACCCCGCCACCATCATGATCGCCGTGGTGGCGGGGGCGGGCGTCGCCGGGATCATCGGGGCGCTGCTCGCCGTCCCGGTCTGCGCCGCCGGGATGGGCATCGTCTCGGTGCTGCGCGGCCGCACGGGGGAGATCGGGCGGCGCGGCCGGCGCGGCGACGGGGGGACCGGGACCGCTCAGGCGGGCCCGGTCACGCCGTGAGCGGCCCGGTCACGCCGGGGGGAGCGACCGGTCACGCCGTGAGGGCCTGCTCGCGCCAGTACTCGAACTGCTGCAGCGGCTCGCCGTCCAGCGCCCACGGCCAGGGCGCCACCGTCGCGCCCAGCACCTCGAACACCGTCGCCGCCTCGCGCAGCCGGCCCGCCTGCACCAGCGCGTACGCCAGCAGGTTGAGGTCGGCCGGAGCGCCGGCGTGGCTCAGCGCGCCCGGCAGCGTCCAGGTGAGCGCGCGCTCCAGCGCGGCCTCCGCGTCCGGCCGGGTCCAGCGGCGGCGGGCGCCCAGCGCGGTCACCCCGCCGGCCGCCAGGGTGGCCCGGTAGCGCTCCAGCAGCAGGGCCAGCTCCAGGCCGGCCACCGCGGAGTTCGCCGGGGCCGCGGCCCGGACCGCGTCCACGAAGTCCAGTGCCTGCGCGTGCGAACCGCACTCCGCCGGCGACAGGTAGCCCAGCATCTCCAGGTGTGCGGCGCGGTTCCACGGATCGCGCGAGCCGATCTCCCGGCACACCGGGTAGACCTCCTCCGACGGGCGGCTCAGCAGGCGCAGTGCGCCCAGCCGGGCGATCCACGGCGTCGGGTCGGCCGGGACCAGGTCGGCCGCGCGGTGGCAGCGCTCCAACAGCCCCCGCGGGTCCTCCACCGCACCGTCCCGCCGGGCCTGGGCCAGCTCGGCCCAGACCTGGAAGACCAACGGATCGGCGTCCCTCGGCCGCTGACGACGCCACACCTGCGCCAGACCCGGCGACGCCGCCTCCGCCAGCACCGCCAGGCGGTGGGTGCGCAGGTCCCAGTCGGTGCCGGTGTCCCGCAGCAACTGCTCCACCAGACCCGCCGACAGGTCGAGCTGCCCCTGCACCTGGGGGGCCGTCAGGTGCTTGCGGACCCGCCCGAGCTCGGCGTCGTCCAGCTCGGGCGCCAGGCGCGGGGCGGAGGTGCGGCGTCGTCCAAAGATCGGCATGCCGAGGAAGCCTAGGCGCATCCGCCGGGCCCGCGACAGGGGAGACCGCGGAACGTTACCGACCTAATGCCTGCGGCCGTCAGGATCCGGGGGGTGCGTCAGGACCCGGGGCCGGTCGGCCGGGGGTCGTCCGCCAGCAGGCCGAACACCAGGTCGTCGGTCCACTCGCCCTTGAACCAGGTGTGCGAGCGCCGCAGGCCCTCGCGCCGGAAGCCGACCCGCTCCAGCAGCCGGGCCGAGGACGCGTTGCGCGCGTCGCACTCGGCCGACACCTTGTGCAGGCCGCCCGCGAAGAGCGCGTCCACCAGCGCCCGGACCGCCTCGCTCGCGTAGCCCTGCCCCTGCCGGTCGGCGGCCAGGGTGAAGCCCACCTCCGCCTGCCGCAGGTTCTCGTGCAGGCCCACCCCGAGGTCGCCGATCAGCCGGCCCTCGGCGCGCAGTTCGATCGCGTACTGGAACCAGCCCGGCCGTCGCGGGTCGCCGGCGGCGTACGAGGCGACCTGCGCCGCGGCGGCCTCCGCGGAGAGCGGCGACTCCCAGCCCTGGTAGCGGGCCACCTGCGGGTCGGAGCGGTACGCGGCCAGCGCCGGCGCGTCCTCGGGGCGGAAGCGGCGCAGCCGCAGACGGGGCGTGTCGATCACCGCAGGAGCATGGCACGCCCGGCAGGGGTTGCCAATTCAGTTGCCGGCGGCGGATCGTGGTCGATAGCAATGTCACATGTTGCACGGAGCGAAGATCGGGCTGCGGGCCCGCCACGAGGACGACATCCCCGTCCTGCTGGACGAACTGCACGGTGACGTGGTCACCCGGACCCGGGGCGACGACCGCCCGTGGCGGCCGGTGGCGCCGGGCGCCACCGCCGGCAACCCCTTCCGGGTCGACGACCTGCCCGAGGACGTGGTCTGCTTCTCGGCGGTCGACCTCGCCGGCGGCGAACTCCTCGGCGAGGCCGTGCTGTGGGGCATCGACCCGCACAAGCGCTCCGCGCACCTCGGCCTCGCACTGCGCCCCGCGCACCGCGGCAAGGGGCTGGGCGCCGACGTCGTCCGGGTGCTCTGCGACTACGGCTTCGCCGTGCGCGGCCTCAACCGGCTCCAGGTCGAGACGCTCGCCGACAACACCCCGATGATCAAGGCCGCGGAGCGGGCCGGCTTCACCGTCGAGGGCACCCTGCGCAGCTCGACCTGGGTGTACGGAGGGTTCGCCGACGAAACGATCCTCGGCCTCCTCGCGGCGGAGTGGACGCGCTGACCCTTGCTACCGGACGGTATCGTCGGCACCGGGCGGGCCGGCAGGCGGCGCGCCCGGTGAGGGGCACGGGAGAGAGCGCATGGAGTTTCGGACGGACATCCTCGGCGAACCCTACGAGGCCGTGGAACTGCCGCTGAGCCCCGACGAGGAGGGCGCCGTCTCCGCCACCCTCGTCCGGCGCCTCGTCCCCGGCTCGGACAAGGCCGTGCTCTACGTGCACGGCTACGTCGACTACTTCTTCCAGACCCACCTCGCCGACCACTTCACCGCCGCCGGCTACTCCTTCTACGCGCTCGACCTGCGCAAGTACGGCCGCTCGCTGCGCCCCCACCACTCGCCGAACTTCATCCGCGACCTCGCCGCCTACGACGAGGAGCTCGACGAGGCCGCCCGCGTCATCCGCGAACTCGACGGCCACCGCACCCTGGTGGTCAACGGCCACTCCACCGGCGGCCTGGTCACCGCCCTGTGGGCGAACCGGCGCGCCGGGCGGGGCATCGTCGACGGGCTGTTCCTCAACAGCCCGTTCCTGTCGATGCCCGCCGCCCCGGCCGTCCGCACCCTCGGCGCCCCCGCGGTCGAGGCGATCGGCCGGCTCTCCGCCACCCGCAAGCTGCCCACCACGCTCAACCCGCACTACGTGCACAGCCTGCACCGCGAGCACCGCGGCGCGTGGGAGTTCGACCTCACCCTCAAGCCCGCCGAGGGCTTCCCGCTGTACGCCGGCTGGCTCGCCGCCATCCAGCGCGGCCACCGCCAGGTCCGGCGCGGCCTCGCCGTCGACTGCCCGATCCTGCTGATGGCCTCCACCGCCTCCATCGCCACCACCAAGTGGCACCCCACGCTGCACACCGCCGACGCTGTGCTGCGCGCCGACGACATCGCCGCGCTCGGCCCCCGCCTCGGCCGGCACGTCACCGTCGTCCGGATCGAGGGCGGCGTGCACGACCTGGTGCTCAGCGGCGAGCAGGCCCGCGACCAGGTCTTCGCCGAGCTCGACCGCTGGCTCGGCGCGTACGTGCCGGGTGCGGTGTGAGCGACGGGAGCGGTGCGGGCGACGGGAGCGGTGCGGGCGAGCCGCTGCCGGTGCAGCGGGCCGTCGCGCTCGGCACGGCGAAGCTGATGCCCGATCTGGACCGGGACGGCGGCTGGCTGCTCACCCTCGACGGCACGCCGCAGTCGTACGTCGACCTGGCGGACCCGACCCACCTCGAGTTCGAGTACGTCCAGCGGATCGCACACCTGGTGGACACCGGGTTCCCGGCGGGCGAGGCCGTCGACGCGCTGCACCTCGGCGGCGGGGCGCTCACCCTGCCCCGCTACCTGGCCGCCACCCGGCCCGGCTCGCGGCAGCGGGTCGCCGAGATCGACGGGCCGCTGATGGACCTGGTCGGCGAGGTGCTGCCCTGGCCGGACGGCATCGCGGTGCAGGTCGGGGACGCGCGCGAAGCACTGGCGCAGGCAGGGGAGGCGACGTACGACCTGGTGGTCGCCGACGTGTTCCGCGGCTCCCGTACCCCCGGGCACCTGACCAGCGTCGAGTTCCTGCGGCACGCGGCCGCCGCGCTGCGCCCCGGCGGGCGGTACGCCGCCAACCTCGCCGACGGCCCGCCGCTCGCCTTCGCCAAGGCGCAGGCCGCCACCGTCCGGGAAGTGTTCGAGTACAGCTGCCTGGTCGCCGAACCCGGCGTGCTGCGCGGCCGGCGC from Kitasatospora terrestris includes the following:
- a CDS encoding GNAT family protein yields the protein MIDTPRLRLRRFRPEDAPALAAYRSDPQVARYQGWESPLSAEAAAAQVASYAAGDPRRPGWFQYAIELRAEGRLIGDLGVGLHENLRQAEVGFTLAADRQGQGYASEAVRALVDALFAGGLHKVSAECDARNASSARLLERVGFRREGLRRSHTWFKGEWTDDLVFGLLADDPRPTGPGS
- a CDS encoding helix-turn-helix transcriptional regulator produces the protein MAKPDRPVHSYRIGEAAAMLGVSADTMRRWVDAGRLPAERDEHGHRIIGGAELAAFARELARPETAEAEGRSSARNRFPGIVTSVVLGDVAAQVEVQAGPFRVVSLISRDSAEELGLVPGAPATAVVKSTNVVIERR
- a CDS encoding alpha/beta hydrolase — translated: MEFRTDILGEPYEAVELPLSPDEEGAVSATLVRRLVPGSDKAVLYVHGYVDYFFQTHLADHFTAAGYSFYALDLRKYGRSLRPHHSPNFIRDLAAYDEELDEAARVIRELDGHRTLVVNGHSTGGLVTALWANRRAGRGIVDGLFLNSPFLSMPAAPAVRTLGAPAVEAIGRLSATRKLPTTLNPHYVHSLHREHRGAWEFDLTLKPAEGFPLYAGWLAAIQRGHRQVRRGLAVDCPILLMASTASIATTKWHPTLHTADAVLRADDIAALGPRLGRHVTVVRIEGGVHDLVLSGEQARDQVFAELDRWLGAYVPGAV
- a CDS encoding fused MFS/spermidine synthase translates to MPDLDRDGGWLLTLDGTPQSYVDLADPTHLEFEYVQRIAHLVDTGFPAGEAVDALHLGGGALTLPRYLAATRPGSRQRVAEIDGPLMDLVGEVLPWPDGIAVQVGDAREALAQAGEATYDLVVADVFRGSRTPGHLTSVEFLRHAAAALRPGGRYAANLADGPPLAFAKAQAATVREVFEYSCLVAEPGVLRGRRYGNVMLLGSDRPLPEAELARKVAGDPFPARMVGDEELARFVRGARPVTDAEAQDSPPPPAGAFSVG
- a CDS encoding glycerophosphodiester phosphodiesterase, which produces MSRTVLAVAHRGDPYRYRENTLPSIASALAAGADLVEVDVRLTRDRVPVLLHDPTLERLWDDPRPLAGITAEQLADLGSPGLRVPTLAEALETAAASGGRLLLDLDDAGPVAAAWRTVTELGAEDRVGFCGPVAAMLAVRELAPHAELSLTWKQPRLPGRTLLDELRPHYLNPPFAMAEPRLVDAAHDAGLRVSAWTVDLRRTMNRLLAAGVDSLTSNRVALLRSTIDRRAAVR
- a CDS encoding winged helix DNA-binding domain-containing protein encodes the protein MSAVLGRRALGRALLARQHLIERVDLPVGAVLEHLVGLQAQAAPEPPYLGLLARIDGFRPERLSGSIERREAVRVALQRGTIHLVTAEDCLELRPLVQPVLDRAVRGNWGRQLPGIDYPALAASARKLVEAEPLTFQRLGELLAEEFTGLPAAALAQAARSELTLVQVPPRGVWGRSGPAAHTTAELWLGRTAPAREPSLERMVLRYLAAFGPASAADVQKWCGLTGLAAVLARLAPDLVRFEDEAGRTLYDLPDAPRPSADLAVPVRLVAPFDNLILSHADRTRVLPEEYRPLVMTQNGLVAGTVLVDGLVAGQWWLDQDRVRVRPFAPWGSAVDRQVAAEGRRVLEFAGREGPVEVQAG
- a CDS encoding AI-2E family transporter, which codes for MRDRLPPPVRLAAAWSAAVILFIAVAAFVVYAFVALRAATIPVIISLLATSLLHPVMPWLVEHRVRRGLAAGLTCAVLVLAVSGVLALLVNSLVHSAPEIASALTEAGNRIAEWLGPVGDRIQQGIQQSAGNGSTMVTQLANGVISGLGFVTQLATGGVLALALVFFFLRDGHRSGDLVRDVLPPAQAETVVACGRQAFNAMAGFMRGTTLIAAIDAFFITVGLVVLGVPGAPGLGALVFLGAYIPFIGAFLSGTVAVLVALADGGLGTALWALGVVLAVQAVEGNVLQPVIQSRTVELHPATIMIAVVAGAGVAGIIGALLAVPVCAAGMGIVSVLRGRTGEIGRRGRRGDGGTGTAQAGPVTP
- a CDS encoding GNAT family protein: MLHGAKIGLRARHEDDIPVLLDELHGDVVTRTRGDDRPWRPVAPGATAGNPFRVDDLPEDVVCFSAVDLAGGELLGEAVLWGIDPHKRSAHLGLALRPAHRGKGLGADVVRVLCDYGFAVRGLNRLQVETLADNTPMIKAAERAGFTVEGTLRSSTWVYGGFADETILGLLAAEWTR